In the Scylla paramamosain isolate STU-SP2022 chromosome 14, ASM3559412v1, whole genome shotgun sequence genome, one interval contains:
- the LOC135106712 gene encoding uncharacterized protein LOC135106712 — MELGAGQVQDHTKELEAGQERDHTKEMGDGEERDRTKELGAGQEQDHIKELRATQERDHSKEFGAGQERDHTKELGEQDHTKELGVGQEGDHTKELEARQVQDHTKELGAGQETDRNKDLGEGPHEGVGAGQEGDHTKELGTGQEQDHTKELGAGQVKNHTKELGAGQEKDHNKELGIGEERYHTKELGAGQVQEHTKELEAGQKRDHTKELGAEQEGDHTNLSSPQLLGVVLLLSSPQLLGVVSLLFSPQLLGVVPLLSRVGAGQVRDHTKELGAEQEGDHTKELGAGQEQNHTKELGARQEGDNTKELGAAQERDHTKELGAGQEGDHTKELGAGQVQDNIKELGAGKERDHTMELGAGQVQDHTKELEAGQERDHTKELGDGEKRREDSDSDSDLFIIHQSAGPHQGVGGWTGAGPHQGVGGLTGEGPHEGVGVGQEGDHTKELGTGQEQDHTKELGAGQVKNHTKELGDGQEKDHNKELGIGEERYHTKELGAGQVQDHTKELEAGQKRDHTKELGAEQKGDHTNLSSPQLLGVVLLL; from the exons atggagttgggggctggacaggtgcAGGACCATACCAAGGAGTTGGAGGCTGGACAGGAGAGGGACCACACCAAAGAGATgggggatggagaggagagggatcgcacgaaggagttgggggctggacaggagcagGACCACATAAAGGAGTTAAGGGCTACACAGGAGAGGGACCACTCCAAGGAGTttggggctggacaggagagggaccacaccaaggagttgggg gagcaggaccacaccaaggagttgggggtaggacaggagggagaccacaccaaggagttggagGCTCGGCAGGTccaggaccacaccaaggagttgggggctggacaggagacGGACCGCAATAAGGATTTGG GAGAGGGACCACACGAAGGAGtaggggctggacaggagggggACCACACTAAGGAGTTGGGGACTGGACAGGAgcaggaccacaccaaggagttgggggctggacaggtgaaaaaccacaccaaggagttgggggctggacaggagaaAGACCACAACAAGGAGTTggggataggagaggagaggtaccACACAAaagagttgggggctggacaggtgcAGGaacacaccaaggagttggagGCTGGACAGAagagggaccacaccaaggagttgggggctgaacaggagggggaccacaccaacctgtccagcccccaactccttggtgtggttctgctcctgtccagcccccaactccttggtgtggtctcCCTCCTGttcagcccccaactccttggtgtggtccctctTCTGTCCAGAGTTGGGGCTGGACAGGTgagggaccacaccaaggagttgggggctgaaCAGGAGGgagaccacaccaaggagttgggggctggacaggagcagaaccacaccaaggagttgggggctagACAGGAGGGAGAcaacaccaaggagttgggggctgcacaggagagggaccacaccaaggagttgggggctgggcAAGAGGgagaccacaccaaggagttgggggctggacaggtgcAGGACAACATCAAGGAGTTGGGTGCTGGAAAGGAGAGGGACCACACCatggagttgggggctggacaggtgcAGGACCATACCAAGGAGTTGGAGGCTGGACAGGAGAGGGACCACACCAAAGAGTTgggggatggagagaagaggagagaagattcagattcagattcagatttgtTTATTATCCACCAAA GTgcaggaccacaccaaggagttgggggctggacaggagcaggaccacaccaaggagttgggggcttaACAGGAGAGGGACCACACGAAGGAGTTGGGGTTGGACAGGAGGGGGACCACACTAAGGAGTTGGGGACTGGACAGGAgcaggaccacaccaaggagttgggggctggacaggtgaaaaaccacaccaaggagttgggggatGGACAGGAGAAAGACCACAACAAGGAGTTggggataggagaggagaggtaccACAcaaaggagttgggggctggacaggtgcaggaccacaccaaggagttggagGCTGGACAGAagagggaccacaccaaggagttgggggctgaaCAGAAGGGGGACCACACCaacctgtccagcccccaactccttggtgtggttcTGCTCCTGTaa
- the LOC135106727 gene encoding ankyrin repeat and protein kinase domain-containing protein 1-like — MTPADLARQQGQDSVIKGLQRHHCVQSYKLPEELHEELLSTVGRRDDVQAVSTLICKGAPIELLGGLSVLRLAVTTDRINTVSLLLASGAPLPASLLQEAWQSPDVTHRVLAFLTTAYCCRLRAEQRRLEKVSSALVEGIDNLVTTIEGNTPWQAAWRWGKETDRPALSDLLAKAAAANCPVTAAFLHRAGGWTVFNGASGGTALHAALEAGHKGMAELLIRDLGGCPYVPDTHGRLAVHMMPHEEQQRLEQKLFMAEHEKLKDMELRLKADHEKTAARTALCIQEDLFESHKKGEGKNVSLPDGHAALLLASGKGLRQLTHLILQKGHFPVDEVLDHTCGTTALHQAASHGQDGCVALLLSAGANPQQRDTYGQTPPHLAAMFGHKSTFQLLAHQVTQDPPCRTGTTGTQVRENFKVFHKMYYKYKRNLLDPIDRRDPESVIRNLVRSIGLQELQEEAQRVAVDLSKGEALEVKEAVMAEISIIMNKVSAADATYRGDLRLAGSSQLRP; from the exons AGCTACAAGCTTCCTGAAGAACTGCATGAAGAGCTGCTCTCAACAGTCGGTCGCCGGGACGACGTGCAGGCGGTGTCCACTCTCATATGTAAGGGCGCTCCCATAGAGCTCCTGGGTGGCCTTTCTGTCCTCAGACTGGCTGTCACCACCGACCGCATTAACACCGTCAGCCTGCTGCTGGCTAGCGGTGCACCGCTGCCTGCCAGCCTGCTGCAGGAGGCTTGGCAGAGCCCCGACGTGACTCACAGGGTGCTGGCCTTCCTCACCACC GCCTACTGCTGCCGGCTGCGTGCAGAGCAGCGTCGCCTGGAAAAGGTCAGCAGCGCCCTTGTCGAGGGCATCGACAATCTAGTGACAACCATCGAGGGAAATACTCCCTGGCAGGCAGCCTGGCGATGGGGAAAGGAGACTGACCGGCCAGCACTGAGCGACCTCCTGGCAAAGGCAGCGGCTGCCAACTGCCCCGTGACTGCCGCCTTCCTGCATAGGGCAGGAGGGTGGACAGTCTTTAATGGAGCCTCTGGTGGCACTGCCCTCCACGCTGCCCTGGAGGCTGGCCACAAAGGCATGGCCGAGCTGCTGATCAGGGACCTTGGGGGCTGCCCGTACGTGCCGGACACACATGGTCGCCTTGCGGTGCACATGATGCCTCACGAGGAGCAACAGAGGCTGGAGCAG AAGCTCTTTATGGCGGAGCatgaaaaactgaaggatatggAGCTTCGCTTGAAGGCAGATCACGAGAAGACCGCAGCACGGACAGCGCTGTGTATACAGGAGGATCTTTTTGAGAGCCACAAGAAGGGCGAGGGTAAGAATGTCTCCTTACCTGATGGCCACGCTGCCCTGCTGCTGGCCTCAGGCAAAGGTCTCCGGCAGCTGACTCATCTTATACTGCAAAAGGGTCACTTCCCCGTGGACGAGGTGCTGGACCACACCTGCGGCACCACCGCCCTCCACCAGGCGGCCTCGCATGGCCAGGACGGCTGCGTGGCGCTGCTGCTGAGCGCTGGCGCCAACCCACAGCAGCGTGACACGTATGGCCAGACACCCCCTCACCTGGCAGCCATGTTTGGCCATAAAAGTACTTTTCAACTCCTGGCTCACCAAGTGACGCAGGACCCTCCTTGCCGCACGGGCACTACGGGCACACAGGTGAGAGAAAATTTTAAAGTGTTTCACAAAATGTATTATAAATATAAGCGTAATCTATTAGACCCAATCGACCGACGTGACCCGGAAAGCGTCATAAGAAATCTTGTGAGATCCATAGGCCTGCaagagctgcaggaggaggctCAGCGGGTGGCTGTGGATCTATCAAAGGGCGAGGCCCTTGAGGTAAAGGAGGCGGTGATGGCAGAAATAAGCATCATCATGAATAAGGTGTCAGCTGCTGATGCTACGTACCGCGGCGACCTGAGGCTGGCAGGCAGTTCTCAGTTACGCCCCTGA